A region of Myxococcus stipitatus DSM 14675 DNA encodes the following proteins:
- a CDS encoding SIMPL domain-containing protein: MFNVRPIRSWLLSAVMLTSMGAFAQGPAAPRPAVDPAARTLRVEGTGEVKAQPDEAFIDLAVETLAPNAKVAGEQNAKKMEKVIGALTGAGIARKEIQTRNFSVYPDYGPPAPNETEPKLKGYRVSNLVSVHVTELSRVGSLLDQALAAGANRVDQVRFGLAKQDAVQGEALRQAVARARKSAEVLAAALNVKLGAVVDASTVTEPPQLYPARFAMAEAADARVATPIQPEEQTVSAKVTLIYVIESAK, from the coding sequence ATGTTCAACGTTCGACCCATCCGTTCCTGGTTGCTCTCTGCCGTCATGCTCACGTCGATGGGAGCCTTCGCGCAGGGCCCGGCCGCGCCGCGCCCGGCGGTGGACCCTGCGGCGCGCACGCTGCGCGTGGAGGGAACCGGCGAGGTGAAGGCGCAGCCGGACGAGGCCTTCATCGACCTGGCGGTGGAGACGCTGGCGCCCAACGCGAAGGTGGCGGGTGAGCAGAACGCGAAGAAGATGGAGAAGGTGATTGGCGCGCTGACGGGCGCGGGCATCGCGCGCAAGGAGATCCAGACGCGCAACTTCTCCGTGTACCCGGACTACGGGCCTCCGGCGCCGAACGAGACGGAGCCGAAGCTGAAGGGCTACCGGGTGAGCAACCTGGTGTCGGTGCACGTCACGGAGTTGTCGCGCGTGGGCAGCCTGCTGGACCAGGCGCTCGCGGCCGGTGCGAACCGCGTGGACCAGGTGCGCTTCGGCCTGGCGAAGCAGGACGCGGTGCAGGGCGAGGCGCTGCGGCAGGCGGTGGCGCGTGCGCGCAAGTCGGCCGAGGTGCTGGCCGCGGCGCTGAACGTGAAGCTGGGCGCGGTGGTGGATGCGAGCACGGTGACGGAGCCGCCGCAGCTGTACCCGGCGCGCTTCGCGATGGCGGAGGCCGCTGATGCCCGCGTCGCCACGCCCATCCAGCCGGAGGAGCAGACGGTCTCCGCGAAGGTGACGCTCATCTACGTCATCGAGTCCGCGAAGTAG
- a CDS encoding hemerythrin domain-containing protein — protein MDAIALLKADHKTVEQLFRKFEKAGPNAHKLKRKLVEQMVHALSVHAAIEEQVFYPMARARSESLKDEVLRSLEEHHVVKWVLSELDELPPEAERFDAKVYVLMETVRAHVLEEETTLFPEVKKALRPQELRELGGLLEKAKQSAPTHPHPMAPDTPPGNLVAGAVSAVMDMGRDVLRAARRKATTRVREVTSRAMKAPKPRVSEYETGDAASH, from the coding sequence ATGGATGCCATCGCGTTGCTGAAGGCGGACCACAAGACGGTGGAGCAGCTCTTCCGCAAGTTCGAGAAGGCGGGCCCCAACGCCCACAAGCTCAAGCGCAAGCTGGTGGAGCAGATGGTCCACGCGCTGTCGGTGCACGCCGCCATCGAGGAGCAGGTCTTCTATCCGATGGCGCGAGCGCGCTCGGAGTCCCTGAAGGACGAAGTGCTCCGCTCGCTGGAGGAGCACCACGTCGTGAAGTGGGTGCTGTCGGAGCTGGATGAGCTCCCTCCGGAGGCGGAGCGCTTCGACGCGAAGGTGTATGTGCTGATGGAGACCGTGCGCGCACACGTGCTCGAGGAAGAGACCACTCTTTTCCCAGAAGTGAAGAAAGCGCTGCGGCCGCAGGAGCTGCGAGAGCTGGGTGGGTTGTTGGAGAAGGCGAAGCAGTCGGCGCCCACGCATCCGCACCCGATGGCTCCGGACACGCCGCCGGGCAACCTGGTGGCGGGGGCCGTGTCGGCGGTGATGGACATGGGACGGGATGTGCTGAGGGCCGCGCGCCGCAAGGCCACGACGCGTGTGCGGGAAGTCACCAGCCGCGCGATGAAGGCCCCGAAGCCACGAGTCTCGGAGTATGAGACGGGCGATGCCGCGAGTCATTGA
- a CDS encoding PDR/VanB family oxidoreductase: protein MARIAGEAEDVLSYELVAEEGGALPSFEPGAHVDVRVPGRESVLRSYSLCNDAEETHRYVIAVQRDARGRGGSRAMHEHVREGDVLVVSAPRNDFPLLFARGYVLVAGGIGITPLLSMARQLQRTGADYTLYYCARAPERAAFHELLSTEPFADRVRFHFDGGEPEKGLDVSGLLSTRKPGTRLYCCGPSGLMKAVRDASARHRWPWEKVHFESFNADGVSAASGKEDRDFEVAIRSTGQVLSVPKDQSLLNVLRRNGVRVPSDCEAGTCGTCVTRVCEGQPEHRDSFFQQEPAGDERMLVCVSRARSKRLVLDL from the coding sequence GTGGCACGCATCGCAGGCGAGGCCGAGGACGTCTTGTCGTACGAGCTGGTCGCCGAAGAAGGCGGCGCGCTCCCGTCCTTCGAACCCGGTGCTCACGTGGACGTGCGCGTGCCGGGACGTGAGTCCGTGCTGCGCTCGTACTCGCTCTGCAACGACGCGGAGGAGACGCACCGGTATGTCATCGCCGTGCAGCGGGATGCCCGAGGCCGCGGGGGCTCGCGCGCCATGCACGAGCACGTCCGCGAGGGCGATGTCCTGGTGGTGAGCGCGCCTCGCAATGACTTCCCGCTGCTGTTCGCGCGCGGCTATGTGCTGGTGGCCGGTGGCATCGGCATCACGCCGCTGTTGTCCATGGCGCGCCAGCTCCAGCGCACGGGCGCGGACTACACGCTGTACTACTGCGCGCGTGCTCCCGAGCGCGCCGCGTTCCACGAGCTCTTGTCCACCGAGCCGTTCGCGGACCGGGTGCGCTTCCACTTCGACGGCGGTGAGCCCGAGAAGGGGCTCGACGTGTCGGGGCTGCTCTCCACGCGCAAGCCCGGGACGCGGCTGTACTGCTGCGGCCCCTCCGGGCTGATGAAGGCCGTGCGGGACGCCTCCGCCCGGCACCGCTGGCCCTGGGAGAAGGTCCACTTCGAGTCCTTCAACGCCGACGGCGTCAGCGCCGCCAGCGGCAAGGAGGACAGGGACTTCGAGGTCGCCATCCGCAGCACCGGCCAGGTGCTCAGCGTGCCCAAGGACCAGTCCCTGCTCAACGTGCTGCGCCGCAACGGCGTCCGAGTGCCCAGCGACTGCGAGGCCGGCACGTGTGGCACCTGTGTGACTCGCGTCTGCGAGGGCCAGCCCGAGCACCGCGACTCGTTCTTCCAGCAGGAGCCCGCGGGAGATGAGCGCATGCTGGTCTGCGTGTCGCGGGCCCGCTCCAAGCGGCTGGTGCTGGACCTGTGA